CGGTCCGAGGTGACCGCCAGACGCATGACCGGATCGGCGTCGCTGTCGTTCTTGATCACGATTGGCTCGTCGACGCCGTCGGGCAGACTGCCGCGAATGCGTCCCACGGCGTCGCGCACGTCGTTTGCCGCTTCGTCGATATTCCGGCCGACTTCGAACTCGATGACCGTCCGGGACCGCCCGCGGCGGCTCTGGGAGGAGATGGTCTTGACACCGGACACCCCGGCGATCGAGCTCTCCACGATTTCGGTGATGTCTGTATCGACGATTTGAGGCGAGGCGCCCGTATAAGTCGTCGTGACGGTGACGATGGCGGAATCGATATCCGGCAGCTCACGGATGGGAAGCGTGAGCAGGGACCCGACGCCCATCACGACGATCAGCAGGCTGGCGACGAGCGCCAGGACGGGGCGTTTTATGGAAATATCCGAAAGCGTCATCGTTCGATGGTCCGGGATGGGCGGTGCGCCCGTGGCGGAGCGGGTTGCGAAATGTGCGGGCACATCAGCCGGAGACTCTGCCCGTACCGGCTGGTTTGGCGCGGCGAACCGGTCTGCCGTCGCGCGCCTTCTGGACCCCACGTACAATTACTTCTTCACCGTCCGATATCCCGTCGAGGATCTCGACATTGCCGAAGCCGCGTTGCCCGATGGTGATGTCGCGGCGCTCGGCAATCGTGCCGCGTTCACCGTCGCGCACCACGAACACCGCAGGCTGGCTGCCTTCAATGAAGATCGCCTCCTCGGGCACCGTCAACGCCTTGCGGTTGTCGAGGACGACGGCGAGGTGCATGAACATTCCGGCGGGCAACTCGTAGTCTGGATTGGGCGCGACAGCCCGCGCGCGAAACGCTCTCGAGACTGGATCGATCCTGCTGTCGATGCGCTCGATCCGACCCTCGAAAACCCGGCCCGGGAACGCCGTTGCGTCGGCGAGGACCCGCTGACCGGTCTTGATGCGGCCGAACAGGTTTTCGGGGATCGAGAAATCAATCTCGATCAGGGAAAGGTCGTCCAGGCTGGCGATGTTCTGCCCGGCCTCGACCCGCGATCCGGTCTCGATATTGGTGAAACCCACAACACCGTCGAAGGGCGCAACCACGATGCGGTCGCGAAGCCTGCGGGCTGCGCGGTCCCGTTCGGCCTGCGCCGTCGCCAGGGCGACCTCCAGCTTCTCGACGGCAGCCTGAGATGTCGCGCTCGATTTCATCAATTCCCGCGCGCGTTTCAGCGCGCTCCGGGCCTCGGTCAGCTGCGCCTCGGCCTCGATCAGATTGGCGCGCTCGATGTCGTCGTCGAGCCGAAGCAGAATATCCTTCGCATCGACACGCCTGCCGGCCTGGACATTGACCTCGGTGACACGTCCGGACGCGGAGGGGGTTATCTCGACGGCCCGGTGGGCCCGGGTCGAGCCGACCGCCTCGACAGTCGTTTCGAGGTCGGCGATCGTCGCGCGCACAGTTTCGACAGCCGGGCCACCGCCGCCGCCTCGCGGGCTGCCACTTGGCGCCGCGTTGCTCGCGGAATAGGCCTGCCAGCCCGCGTAACCCCCGCCCAGGAGAGCGACGATCACGGCCAGAATTCCGACCTGTTTGACGATGGACATCGACATTCCTTCTCGGCCGGAGACCCGGTCCCACCTGTGTCAACGCATGTCTGTGCGTAGCATAAATTCTGCCAGAGAATTATGGTTATTATTTGTCGATCCGGGTGTCTCCCATGCGCTGCGCGCGTGGCTGGTATCGAACCGAAGAAGCCGGTGAGGTGATGTTCGGCGTGGTCGGTCGGGCGGGTCGGCTATGCCAGGCGGCCGATTGAATTCATATAGGTTTGTTTGCGGTCGCGAAGGCTGGTACGAATCCACTGAGTATCCGTCCGTTACCGGTCGGCGACCATGTTTCACAAGCGACACCTGACCTATCCGAACCGAGGAATTGGGAGCCATTTCCATGACGCACGCCTATCCGAATATCGAACTCCATGTCGCCGGCAAGTGGGGGCCCGCACTCGGCGGAGAGACGATCGATGTGATCAATCCCGCGACCGGTCAGCCGATCGGCAATGTTGCCCATGCGCGTGTGGCCGACCTGGATGTGGCGCTGGAAGCCGCCGAGACCGGGTTCCGCGCGTGGAAAGAGGTCTCCGCCTTCGATCGCTACAAGCTGATGCGCAAGGCCGCCGATCTGGTGCGCGAACGCGCCGACGCGATCGCGACATTGATGACCATGGAGCAGGGCAAGCCGGTTGGTGAGGCGAAGATCGAGACGCTGTTCGGCGCGGACATCATCGACTGGTTCGCCGAGGAGGCGCGCCGCACCTATGGCAGCGTCATCCCCGCGCGCATGGGCGGCGTGACCCAGCTGATCGTCAAGGAGCCGGTCGGCCCGGTTGCTGCGTTCACACCGTGGAACTTCCCGATCAACCAGGCGGTACGCAAGCTCTCGGGCGCGGTCGGTGCGGGTTGTTCGATCATCCTGAAGGGGCCGGAAGAAACGCCGGCGAGCTGTGCAGAACTGGTGCGCTGCTTCGTCGATGCCGGCTTGCCGGACGGTGTGGTCAATCTCGTCTACGGCATCCCGGCCGAGATCTCCGAATATCTCATCCCCCATCGCACGATCCGGAAGATCACCTTCACCGGTTCAACTGCCGTGGGCAAACAGCTGGCCGTGTTGGCCGGCGCGCATATGAAACGCGTCACCATGGAACTGGGAGGCCATTCGCCGGCGATCGTCTTCGAGGATGCCGATGTCGAAGTCGCGCTCAAGGTGCTGACGGCCAACAAGTTCCGCAATGCAGGACAGGTCTGTGTCTCGCCGACGCGGTTCCTGGTGCATGAAAAACACTATGGCCGTTTCGTCGAGGGCTTCACGGAATTCGCCTCCACCCTGCCGGTGGGCGACGGCATGGACCCGGACACCAAGATGGGGCCGCTGGCACATGATCGGCGCGTCGAGGCGATCGAGGGGTTCGTATCTGACGCGGTGGGCAAGGGTGCGACCGTACATACCGGCGGCCAGCGCAAGGGCAATGAGGGCTACTTCTTCGAGCCGACCGTCCTGACCGATGTCCCGATGGATGCCCGCATCATGAACGAGGAACCGTTCGGCCCGGTCGCGCCGATCATGCCGTTCACCGATTTCGACGCGGTCGTTGCGGAGGCCAACCGCCTCGACTATGGGCTCGCGGCCTATGCCTACACCAAGTCGGCCAAGACGGCCCAGGAGGTGGGTGCGGCGTTCGAAAGCGGCATGGTCTCGATCAATCATCACGGCATCGGGCTGATCGAGACCCATTTCGGCGGCGTGAAGGATTCGGGCTACGGTTCGGAAGGCGGCTCGGAGGCCATCGACGCGTATCTGAACACCAAGTTCATCACCCAGGCCGGGCTGTAGGGCGGATACCGGGAGCGGGCGCCTAGTTCTGCGGGCTCCCGACCTCCGCCACCAGGAAATCGATGAAGGCGCGGGTTTTCAGCGCCATCTCGCGCTGGGCGGGAAAGATCGCGTAGACCGCGGCTTCCTGGCGTTCATAGTCGCGCAACAGACGGATCAGCCGGCCCGATTCCAGTTCCGGGGCGGCGAAGTGATACGGCACCCGCGCGATTCCCATGCCGGCCAGCGCGCCTTCGCGGGCGACGATCAGGCTGGTGCTTCGCAGGGGGCCCGTGACCGGGACGGCATAGGCGGCGCCATCACGGTCGAAGACCCATTCGGCGATGTTCTGAACCGCTGTGGTGATCAGGCAGGCGTGATCGTCCAGTTCGTCGGGACGGGCCGGTGCACCGTGCTTCGCGATATAGGCGGGGCTGGCGCACAGGACCGTGGGGGTCTCCATGATCTTGCGCGCGATCAGCGCGGAATCCGGCAGTGTGCCGGCGCCGCGAATGACCACGTCGAAGCCCTCGCCGACCACGTCGACGAAGGCATCGGACGCGGTCACGTCGAGACGCACCTCGGGATATTTTGCCGCGAATTTCGGCAGTAACGGCGCGATATACATGTGTCCGAAGGTCACCGGCATGGCCAGGCGGAGCACCCCGCGCGGCGCGGCCGTGACCGAGTTGACTGTTTCCGCGCCCTCATCAAGCGTCGCAAGCGCCGACGACACGCTGGCATGATAGGCGGTGCCCGCCTCGGTCAGCGCGAGGCTGCGGGTGGTGCGGGCGATCAGCCGGGCCCCCAACCGGGTCTCCAGCTCCGATATGGCCTTGCTGACCGCCGACGGCGAGACGGCAAGCCGTTCAGCGGCGGCGCGGAAGCTCCCGGTCTCCGCAACCGCGTCGAACATCTCCAGAGATCGCGTCGAGGGGTGACTCATAAGTACTGAAAATATCTCATCAATATGATGATCACAATCCTATTGATGAACAAAGTTGCTTAAACGATGGTGTTGGAAAGGGAGATACGATCATGACCGAACTGGCCACGCCCCGTGCGCTCAACCATATCGGGCTCACCGTTCCGGATATTCACGCCGCCATCGAATGGTACGGGCGGGTGTTCGGATTTCGCCGGATCATGGGCCCGCGCCGGCTCGAGGCGAAGCTCTCGGACACGGCGGAATCCGGCCACATCATGGGCCCACGGTTCCGCGCGGCCCTGCAGGCGCATCTGGTGACGGGGAACGGCATCGGGCTTGAACTGTTCCAGTTCACGGAACCCGAAACCGAGGCGCCCGATGACAATATGGAATACTGGAAGCATGGCTATTGGCACCTCTGCTTCACCGATCCCGATATCGAGGGGCTGGTCGAGACGATCATCGCGGAGGGCGGAAAAAAAAGAACCGATGTCTGGGCATTCGTTCCGGGCACCGATTACAAACTTTGTTACTGTGAAGACCCGTTCGGGAATGTGATCGAAATCTTTTCGCACAGCTACGAACAGACGTTCGGCAACTGGCCCAACGAAGGTCGCGACGCCGAATAAGCGTGTCCTTAGGGGAACTTTAATGACTGACGAACTCAAGAAAACAGAAACCATGGCTGAAGACGGCAAGGTGAAAACCTTCAATGTTGTCTTCAACGTCGAAGGTAAGTCCGTCGGCAAGATGCGCAACGAGATCAAGGGGCAGATGGTCAGCCCGGTGGTGGACGAGGCGTTCGAGATGGCCACGGATGAAGGCGCGGCCCATGGCGGTGACATGACGGCGCCGCCGCCGCTGGCCTATTTCTGCACCGGCTTTATTGCCTGTCTGATGACGCAGATCCGCGCGTTCGCGAAACGCCTGCGTGTCGAAGTCGGCGAAGTGGCCGTAAAGGCACATATCGAATGGGAAGCCCGGGTCGAAGGGCGTGACCCCTATACCAGCCGCCCGATTGCCTTCCGGCTCGATATTGATCTGGATAGCGATGCGCCGTTCGAGGATCAGAAACGCCTGCTTGACGCGGCCCAGAAGGGTTGTTTCGTTGAGGCGACCCTGGCCAACCCGATCCCGGTTCAGCACCAGTTGTTGATCGACGGTGAATATCGCGACGCCGACTGAGATCGATGGTGGAATGTCGGGCGTGACTGGCGCGCCCGACGCAACCCTGCTTCAATCCGAAGCCGGACAACGGGTTGATGTGGGGAGAGACGCATGTTGAATGCGGCCGTGGTCGGGCTGGGTTGGTGGGGCAAGCAGATTGTCGCCAGCCTCGCCGACAGTGAAAAGATCACCGTCACGCGCGGGGTCGATGTAGACCTCGACGGCGCGCGCGACTTTGCGGGGCAGCACGGGCTTGTGATCGGCGACAGCTATAATGACGTGCTGACGGATGATGCGGTTGATGCGGTGATACTTGTCACACCGCACGCGCTGCATGAGGAACAGGTCCTCGCCGCGGCGTCGGCCGGCAAACAGATTTTCTGTGAGAAACCATTCTCGCTTTCGGCGGAATCCGCCCAGAGGATGCTCGAGGCATGCGACAAGGCCGGGCTGAAGGCTGTCGGGATTGGCCATGAACGCCGTTTTGAGCCTGCGCTTGAGGCGATGAAGCAACATCTGGACGCCGGTGACTTCGGCACGCTCATCCACATCGAGTGCAACTGGTCCCACAATAATTTCACCAAGGCCGTGGCGTCGGGCTGGCGCAAGGACGCCAAGCAGGCGCCGCTGGGCACCCTGACGGCGCTGGGCGTGCACATCACCGACTATTTTCAGTCTATGGCCGGACCCGTTGCCAGGTTGCGGGCGACAACTGCTGACCGCTCGCCGCTATTTCCGGGTAACGACATGGTGGCGGTTCAGTTCACCTTCGAAAGCGGCGTGACGGGCTATATGTGCAACATCGCGACGACGCCCTTTCACAGCGCCATCAAGGTTTTTGGCGACAAGGGTTGGGGTGAGGCGCGGGAGAATTCGAACGTGGATATCCCGGAGCCTGCGACTCTGACGACGCGCTGGCTCGACGAGGAGCTGACCATCCAGACCCACCAGACGCAGAATGTGGTCCGGGCAAACCTCGACCAGTGGGCCGATGCCGCGCAGGGCAACGGAACGTATCGCTTCACGCGCGACCACCTGCTGCACAATGTTGAAATCCTGGAGGCGATCGTCCGCTCGGCCGAATGCGGCGACGAAGTCGCGGTTCGGTAGGGGCGTCCGGGATTGTTGATCCACGGTGAAGTCGATATCTGCGCGCAGAGCGTTGCGAGCGCTTTCCGGTTGTCGGAACTCTGTTAGAGTTGGGGTGAAGGGTCGACCGACACTCCGGAAAGGTTCTGGCTTTTGGAAAATTCTACGGTCTCGGCAGATGAGGTTGGGGAGATTCGTCTCGGGACCAAGCTGCGCCATGCGCGCATGGTGCGCGGCTTACTTCTGAAGGACGTCGCAACGAAAGCCGGATGCTCGGAAAGTCTTCTTTCGAAGATCGAGAACGGGCACGCCAACCCATCCGTTCAGATGTTGCATCGCATCGCGAATGTTCTGGGCGCCAACTTCAATGCCTTGTTCGCAAGCGATGATCTGGACTCCGGTATCGTTGCGCGCGCCGGGGAGCGACCCGAAATCGATACGGACCAGCTACGCAAGGGTCGCGGAATCGCGTTCGAGCGTCTGATTCCCTATGCGCCGGGTCACCTGTTGCAGGGCAATATTCACGTCATCGCCCCCGGGGGAGAATCCGAAGGTCTGATCGACCATGTCGGGGAAGAAGTTGGCTACGTTCTCGAGGGTGAGCTTGAGCTGTTTGTCGGCGATAAGGAGTTTCGACTCTCGGTCGGCGACTCCTTTCACTTCAACTCCGATACCCCGCATCGCTACCGCAATCCCGGCAAGGTCACAACGCGCGTCATCTGGGTTAATTCGCCCCCCACATTCTGATCACGGTGTCACGCAAATTGGGGTGCCGCATTAAACTTGCATAATATTCAAGTGACTTTATATTGCTTCAAGGCTTGGATTGGACTCGAAAAATCGTGACGGTCCAGGTTTGAACAGTTGGGGTGCGTGGAGGAAACGCAAGACCAACAAGAACGACAGATCAATTACAGCGCCCGCTGTCCTAGTCAGAGCAACCGCTTCACTCAGGAGAGCTTCATGAGCGCACGTATTACATCAGCAGCAATCGCCATTTCCGCCATTGCGTTAGCCGTTCCGGCCTCGGTTCCCGCATTTGCCGGAGATCTCAAAATCGCCCATTCCTTGCCGTCCGGCGCACCGCGCGATCAGGGCGCACATATCATTGCGAACATGGTCAACAAGGATGACCGCTGTGACCTCGACGCCAAGGTCTTTCCCGGTTCTCAGTTGGGAAGTACGGAGATCGTCGTCGAGACCATGCAACTCGGCGGCATTGAGATGACGATTCAACCCGCTTCATTTCTGGTCGGTTTCGAACCGCTCATCGGCATCATGGACTTTCCGTTCTTCTGGCCGGATACGCGCGAAGATCTCGCGAAGGTTCATAAGTCCGACGCGATGCGCGCGCTTCTGGACTCAACCGACAAGCAGAACATCCATACGCTGATGGTCTGGCATACAGGGTACAAGACCTGGACGGGCAACAAGCCGCTTTTGACCATGGAAGATTACAAGGGCCAGAAGGCGCGTGCGATGCCCTCCGCGATTCTCATCGAACAGGACAAGCAGCTCGGCATGACCCCGGTCGGGATGCCTTTCTCCGAGACCTATACGGCACTGCAGACCAAGGCGATCGATGCGCAGGAAAACCCGATTGTCACCAGCTTTTTCATGAAGTTTCACGAAGTTCAGGACTACATGACGCTGTCGAACCACGGCACCCTCGACCAGTTGATCATGGTCAGCAAGACCTGGTGGGACGGACTATCTGCGGAATGCCACGCCGCGATTACCGAGGCGGCTGTCGCAGGCGGCAAGGTAACCGAAGATAAGACCTATGCGATTATTGAGAAGGCCAATGCGGCCTTTGCCAAATCCGGCATGAAAGTCGTGGAGATGAGCCCGGCGCAGACGACGCTGCTCCGCGACGCGATCCTTCCCGGAGTTGAGGCGTTCTACATCGATAAGAATGGCGCTGAAGGCGAAAAGATCCTCGCCGGCTTCAAGCAATATCTCGGAATGTAGCGCGAGATCCAAAAGGTTCCTGAGCCATGTATGTTTCCGCTCTCGAAGCCATCCTCGGCAGTCTGGACCGTATCGTGCGGTTGGCTGCCGGGGCTGCGCTTCTCGTCATGACGCTGCTCCTGTTCGGCAATTCTACCGCGCGTTTTCTGTTCGGCCTCTCCTTTGTCGGGGGAGAGGAGTTGGCGCGTGTTCTCACGGTCTGGATGACCTTCATGGCGGCCTATCTGGTGGTGCGCAAAAATAGCCATGTCGCGATCGACATTCTGATGCGCCTGGTCGACGAACGGCTCTACCGTGCGATCACATTCGCGGTGAGCCTGATCGCCGCCTTTACGATGGCCTATATCACCCGCTACGGGGTGGAATTCAGCCATCGCGTATGGGCGAGTGGGCAGGAGAGCTCTGTCCTGCCCATGCTCCGGGTCGTCTTCTATCTTCCGATTCCCATTGGCTGCGGCCTGATGTCACTCGGTTTCCTGATCAATGCGGTCAAGGTCTTGCGCGGCGAACTTCCGCGGCCCGCGCTCGAGGGTATGACCTCCGCGCCGGCGGGAGAGTAATCGATGCCCGCAGCGATATTTCTTGTATCCACCTTTACGCTTTTGTTTCTTGCGGCGCCCATCTTCATATCGATCCTGGCGCCTACTTTCTTCGCGATCGAAGTGTTCGGAAATCCGGTGCCGGCAACGGTCTATACCGCGCGGCTGGTCGAGGGCATTAACTCGTTCGCGCTGCTGGCGATACCGCTTTTCATTTTCTCGGCTGACATTATTTCCCGGGGCCAGATCGGTGCGCGTCTGCTCGCCATGGTGGAGAGCATGATCGGACATCTCACCGGGGGTGTCGCGATCACAACCGCTGTTGCGTGTGCCCTGTTTGGTGCGATTTCGGGGGTCGGTGCCGCAGCCGTCGTCAGCATTGGCCCGATTGTGTATCCGGCGCTGCTTCGCCAGGGATACAGCCGCAGCTTTGCCGTCGGGCTGATCCTGGCATCCTCGACACTCGCGATGCTCATCCCGCCATCCGTTTCGATCATTATTTTCGCGTTGCAGACCAACGGATCCGTCGGTCAGTTGTTTCTGTCGGGCCTGAGTGCGGGTGTTCTCCTGACAGCTGCCTATGCGTTCTACGCCTGGGCCTATGCCAAGAAGAACGGCATCGGCAAGACGTCCAAGGCAAGCCCCAAGGAGCGACTGAAGGCAACGCGCGACGGAATGTGGGCTCTTGGCTTGCCGGGAATTATCTTCGGTGGCATCTATTCCGGCGCCTTCACACCGACAGAGGCCGCTGGCGCGGCCTGCATCTATGCGATTGTTGTCGAAACGCTGGTCTACCGACAGCTCAAATTGCGCGAAATCCTCAACGTGTCTTCGGACTCGGCGATGACGATTTCGACGTTGATGATCCTTATCAGCGCCGGTTCGGTTCTGACCTTTTATCTGACCCTGGAACAGGTGCCTCAGCAGGTCTCGCAGATTTTGCAGGGCCAGCCGGCGTTCGTGATCCTGCTGCTGATCAATGTAATCTTTCTGCTCGCGGGCATGTTCGTGGACCCTTCGTCGGCCATCATCGTATTCAGCCCGCTGATCTATCCGGCAGCAACTGCAGCGGGGATCGATCCTGTGCATCTGGGCGCGGTAATCGTGTTGAACGTCGCGCTGGGTATGATCACGCCACCCATGGGGATGAATATCTTCCTCGGGATCATGACGTTCAAGGTGACCTATATGGAAGCTGTGCGGGGTTCGATGCCGTTCATCATCGTGTCGTTGATCGTTCTGGCGTTGATCACGTATGTCCCGATTCTGACGACGTGGCTGCCGGAACTGGTCTATGGCTGAGGTTTCTACGTCTGCCAAAAACTTGCGCCTACACGAGTGGCGTCTGCCAGTTACTGGCTCCTGACCGGGCAACAGGTTGCATGCTTGCAATGGCCCGGGCCGATCAGCCTGATCAATATTTCTTCCAGACGCGGCCCTATCGGTAAACTGGCGCGAAGAGCAGGGTGACGAGAATTTTTTGTCGTCGTCCGATGTCTGATTACGCAAACTTATGCATTCGGATGGTTGCGTGCCGGGCTGTGCGACGGGCAAAGTTCCAATCGGTCGAGCAGGACCGCAATGCCGTATTCCGCGCGTGTCGGATAACGCGGGCTGGAAAATTGGAAGACGAAGATGATCAAGGCTTATTCATGGCCGACCCCGAACGGGCACAAGGTCCACATCATGTTGCATGAATGCGCGCTGGAGCATGAGGTCATCCCGGTAAACATCGGCGACGGGGATCAGTTCAAGCCCGATTTTCTGGCGATCAGCCCGAATAATCGCATCCCCGCGATCGTCGATACGGACGGACCCGGCGGACAGGAAATCTCGATCTTCGAGACCGGCGCGATCCTTTATTACCTGGCCCGCAAGACCGGCCGGTTCATGCCCGACGCGGCAAACGACCCTGCGGGCCATTACGCGGTCATGGAGTGGCTCATGTGGCAGATGGGCGGGATCGGCCCGATGATGGGCCAGGCCAACCATTTCCGCCGCTATGCGCCAGACCGCATCGAGTATGCGACCAACCGCTATGCCAATGAGACGAAGCGCCTGTTCGGCGTGGCCGATACGCGCCTGGGAAAGACACGTTACCTGGCCGGCGACGACTACACGATCGCCGACATCGCGGCCTTCCCGTGGATGCGCAACTGGAAAGGCCAGGAAGTGCCTCTCGACGAGTATCCGAATACCAGGCGCTGGCTCGAGGAAGTCGGCGCGCGCCCGGCCGTTAAGTCAGGTCTCGAGGTTCTTATCGAACATCGCAGTTCCGGCCCGCCGAAAGGCAAGGCCTGGGACGTCATGTTCGGTAACGAGCAGTTCAAACGCAGATAGGGCCTGAAATGAAAACGAGGGGCCGCACGCGCGCTATGCAGAACCGATGCCGCTGATCCCCCTGCATGACGCGAATCCGCGCCTGTACATCCGGGCGCACTACGCCACCATCGCCCTGATCGCCATAAACACGCTGATTTTTGTCAGTCGGATCGGGATCGGGGACGGGCAGCTGTTCGAGGCAGTGGCCGGCTATGCCGTGGTGCCGGCGCGGTTCTTCGACGGGTTCGAAGTCCCGGTTCGCATCGAAAGCGTGTCCGCGCCGCTGACGCTGCTCACCTATCAGTTCCTGCACGCCGACTGGGCGCATCTCGCCTTCAACATGCTGTTCCTCTGGGTCTTCGGAGACAATCTCGAAGATGCGCTCGGGCATGTTCGTTTCGTCATGTTCTTCCTGCTGTGCGGCATCGCGGGCGGATTGGCGCAGAGCATCGTGGAACCCGATTCCGTCACGCCGGTGATCGGCGCGAGCGGGGCGATCTCGGGTGTCCTCGGCGGTTATCTGGTGCTGTATCCGCGCGCCCGGTTGCTGGTGCTGGCGTTCCTGATGATACCCCTGCGTCTGCCGGCCCTGCTGGTAATCGGCACATTCTTCGCGCAGGACCTGCTCTGGGGCCTGACCAACGCGCCCGCGGCATTGGGCACCGCCGTGTGGGCGCATATCGGCGGGTTCGTCGCCGGCGCGGTGCTGGTGGTCTTCCTGCGGAACCCCAGAGTTTCGCTATGGCACAAGCCGCCCAGTCCTTGGAAATCGTGAATGAACTGGCGTCGATGGATCAGGGGAGGTTTGACCGCAGCTGCAATCGTTGTAGCGATCTGGCTTTTGGTAACCTTTTTCCCGATTGAGCCATGCGCGCCAGACGAGCGCCTTCTACCGAGCGTGCGCATGCTGGTACCTGGCTGCGGCCTTTATGATTAATCCAGCGTCACCAAAGCCCCTCGACGATGACGATGTTGGAGTCCGACGCTGAGATGCGGATGGGCTTGATCCGGGTGTAC
This region of Alphaproteobacteria bacterium genomic DNA includes:
- a CDS encoding rhomboid family intramembrane serine protease yields the protein MPLIPLHDANPRLYIRAHYATIALIAINTLIFVSRIGIGDGQLFEAVAGYAVVPARFFDGFEVPVRIESVSAPLTLLTYQFLHADWAHLAFNMLFLWVFGDNLEDALGHVRFVMFFLLCGIAGGLAQSIVEPDSVTPVIGASGAISGVLGGYLVLYPRARLLVLAFLMIPLRLPALLVIGTFFAQDLLWGLTNAPAALGTAVWAHIGGFVAGAVLVVFLRNPRVSLWHKPPSPWKS
- a CDS encoding glutathione binding-like protein yields the protein MIKAYSWPTPNGHKVHIMLHECALEHEVIPVNIGDGDQFKPDFLAISPNNRIPAIVDTDGPGGQEISIFETGAILYYLARKTGRFMPDAANDPAGHYAVMEWLMWQMGGIGPMMGQANHFRRYAPDRIEYATNRYANETKRLFGVADTRLGKTRYLAGDDYTIADIAAFPWMRNWKGQEVPLDEYPNTRRWLEEVGARPAVKSGLEVLIEHRSSGPPKGKAWDVMFGNEQFKRR